Proteins encoded in a region of the Campylobacter geochelonis genome:
- the era gene encoding GTPase Era, producing MKSGFVSLIGRTNAGKSSLLNYLLGEKISMVSHKVNATRRKINGIVMKDENQIIFVDTPGLHDSNKMINKLMIDVAIKSIGDADMVLFLASIHDDLSDYEKFLQIKNLPPHIVLLTKTDEASNEKIAKKLTQYQQFQDKFRAIMPVNIKKNIYKAQILNEICKYLPEHEYYYDPQLLSSTNTKDIYRDFILEAIFDSVSSEIPYSSDVVINKVIENENLISIYADIITDTQSHKKILIGKNGDTVKRIGIKSKKLISAFSKVKIFINIKIIIKKDWNSNENVAKKHFIY from the coding sequence ATGAAGAGTGGCTTTGTAAGTTTGATAGGTAGAACAAATGCTGGCAAAAGCTCACTTTTAAACTATCTTTTGGGTGAGAAAATTTCAATGGTTTCTCACAAGGTAAACGCAACTAGGCGAAAGATAAACGGTATCGTGATGAAAGATGAAAACCAAATCATCTTTGTCGATACTCCGGGTCTTCACGATAGCAATAAGATGATAAATAAGCTTATGATAGATGTAGCTATAAAATCTATCGGCGATGCGGATATGGTTTTGTTTTTAGCTAGTATTCATGATGATTTGAGCGATTATGAGAAATTTTTACAAATAAAAAATTTACCACCACACATAGTTTTGCTTACAAAAACAGATGAAGCTAGCAATGAAAAAATAGCTAAAAAATTAACACAATACCAACAATTTCAAGATAAATTCAGAGCTATAATGCCAGTTAATATCAAAAAAAATATATACAAAGCACAAATTTTAAATGAAATTTGCAAATACCTGCCAGAGCATGAGTACTACTACGATCCGCAGCTTTTAAGCTCAACGAATACAAAAGATATCTATAGGGATTTTATCTTAGAAGCTATTTTTGATAGCGTGAGTAGTGAAATTCCATATTCAAGTGATGTTGTTATAAATAAAGTAATAGAAAATGAAAATTTAATTTCTATTTACGCTGATATTATAACAGATACACAATCCCACAAAAAAATTTTAATAGGAAAAAACGGCGATACAGTCAAAAGAATAGGGATAAAGTCAAAAAAGTTAATTTCAGCTTTTTCTAAGGTAAAAATCTTTATAAATATTAAGATTATTATTAAAAAAGATTGGAATTCTAACGAAAATGTCGCAAAAAAGCATTTTATCTATTGA